The following coding sequences are from one Kogia breviceps isolate mKogBre1 chromosome X, mKogBre1 haplotype 1, whole genome shotgun sequence window:
- the NDP gene encoding norrin isoform X1 yields MRNHVLAASFSMLSLLALMGDTDSKTDSSFMMDSDPRRCMRHHYVDSISHPLYKCSSKMVLLARCEGHCSQASRSEPLVSFSTVLKQPFRSSCHCCRPQTSKLKALRLRCSGGMRLTATYRYILSCHCEECSS; encoded by the exons ATGAGAAATCATGTACTAGCTGCATCCTTTTCTATGCTCTCCCTGCTGGCGCTGATGGGAGATACAGACAGCAAAACAGACAGCTCATTCATGATGGACTCCGATCCTCGACGCTGCATGAGGCACCACTATGTCGATTCTATCAGTCACCCGTTGTACAAGTGTAGCTCCAAG atGGTACTCCTGGCCCGGTGCGAGGGGCACTGCAGCCAGGCGTCACGCTCCGAGCCCTTGGTCTCCTTCAGCACTGTCCTCAAGCAGCCCTTCCGCTCCTCCTGTCACTGCTGCCGGCCCCAGACGTCTAAGCTGAAGGCACTGCGGCTGCGCTGCTCTGGGGGCATGCGACTCACGGCCACCTACCGGTACATCCTCTCCTGTCACTGCGAGGAGTGCAGCTCCTGA